The Vibrio coralliirubri DNA window AAGCATCGCGACAGCAAACAGACCCTGAATGTAAATCACCACCCAGCTACTGATCGGCATTTTCCAGCGTTTCAGTAGCACACAGTAAGAAGCATAAACAAAGGCCGCAATTAGCATATAGCCATCGCCTTGAGTCAATTCTTGATGCATGAAGAATAACGGATCGCCTTTACCTAACATCAGGGCTAAGCCTGACAGTGACAACACACCACCCACAATACTCAAACTAGAAATCGACTTGTGCAGCAAAGGGACGCTTAAAAATACACTGATCAACGGGACTAAAGACGTGATCAATGCCATGTTGGAAGCGGTTGTGGTTAAGCCAGCGTAGTAACCTAGAGATTGGTTCAACACCATCCCCAAAAAGCCGAGGAACGCTAATTTCGATAGGTTTGGCTTAATAACAGCCCACTGCTTCATCACTGGGCGAATGCAGAAAGGCGTGAGAATTAACATCGCAAAAAACCAGCGGTAAAAACTCATCGCGCTAGGTTCTATGGTGCTTGCAGCAAGCTTGTTGACGATTGCATTGGCGCCCCAGATACAGACTGTAAAAAATGGTAAGAGATAATGCATGTGAATTCCATGGCGAATGAGTTGATGCGGCTAGTTTGACAGGTCGTTATACTTACAAGTATCTTTAGAAAGACATCAGGCGCGATAGGAAGACAAGTTTGAAAAAACACTCTAGAAACCTTCACCCATCCTTATCAATTGATAAGGCACCATCCAACGTATTTATGAATTTTGAAGCGTTTCTTTCGAACACTGAAACCCGAGTTCATAGCCACTCATGGGGACAGGTTCAATTGATCAGTGGCGGTATATTAGAGATGGAAGCGGAAAGCACTCGATTTCTAGCGCCACCACATCTAGCGATTTGGGTACCGGCCGGGGTGATGCATTGCAGTTATAACCGTAAGCCTTTGGACTACTGTTCGCTAAATATAGCCCCAGAGCTAACGCAACATCTGCCAGATAAAACCAGCCTTATAAAGATCACGCCGATTGTGTCTTCTATTATCGATGACTTTCGCGAGCGTGGAATCAATGTTGCGGAAAAAGAACAAGATCAAAGGCTTGTCCAGGTACTGCTTGACCAACTTGCGCAGCGTGAGGTTGAACACCACTTCTTGCCTTCAACCGATAATAAGTATCTAGCGCCAATATTAGCTTCTGTTGAAGAGAACCCAACCGATGAAGTGACGCTGAAAGATTGGGCTGAACGTGTCCACACCACGGAAAGAACCCTTTCTCGCCACTGCCAGACGGAGCTGGGAATGAGCTTTACCGAGTGGCGACTGCGAGTGCGCTACCTATACTCTATGGACTTGTTGAGAAACGGCCAATCGGTTAAAGAGGTCGCTCTTACATTGGGTTATAACCAAGC harbors:
- a CDS encoding DMT family transporter; protein product: MHYLLPFFTVCIWGANAIVNKLAASTIEPSAMSFYRWFFAMLILTPFCIRPVMKQWAVIKPNLSKLAFLGFLGMVLNQSLGYYAGLTTTASNMALITSLVPLISVFLSVPLLHKSISSLSIVGGVLSLSGLALMLGKGDPLFFMHQELTQGDGYMLIAAFVYASYCVLLKRWKMPISSWVVIYIQGLFAVAMLTPLWLTSEQLLPPQQAIPLIAYAAVAASILAPWMWVKAIDTIGADSSAMFMNLLPVVAIVLAATWLGEEINQFHIIGGVMVISGVILAQIKRKPRLEAPLPQQS
- a CDS encoding AraC family transcriptional regulator — encoded protein: MKKHSRNLHPSLSIDKAPSNVFMNFEAFLSNTETRVHSHSWGQVQLISGGILEMEAESTRFLAPPHLAIWVPAGVMHCSYNRKPLDYCSLNIAPELTQHLPDKTSLIKITPIVSSIIDDFRERGINVAEKEQDQRLVQVLLDQLAQREVEHHFLPSTDNKYLAPILASVEENPTDEVTLKDWAERVHTTERTLSRHCQTELGMSFTEWRLRVRYLYSMDLLRNGQSVKEVALTLGYNQASPFITMFKRYANQTPEQYKNRLL